Below is a window of Desmonostoc muscorum LEGE 12446 DNA.
CCCCGCGTCAGTCCTAACTATGGGTCTTTAACCGGACATGATATTGAATTAATTCTGAATTCTGACGACTGACGCCTTTATTCTTTCTTGTTAAATATTTTGTTTCTGGAGTTCTGCGGGTGCATTTCCAAACTTCCTTCCCCTTTTTTTGAGTACACGTCGTAGTCGATCTGCACTCAAATTTACTTGACGTTCAGATGCTAATTTGTTTGCTAGTTCTTTAGAATTATAAGTCTTTGCTTCTTGAGCTAAGCAATTTTCTAGATAAATCAAATCTGATTCCGAATATCGGGTTTTTCCTCCTCGGCCAGCAGCATCCCACAAGCCTACTAACCCCAACTTTTCCCAGCGATGAAGGGTTTGACGTACTGTTGAAATCGCCCAGTTCAAACCTTTAGCAATTTCCTCATTTTTTAAGCCACGAGCATTCAACAGTAAAACTTGGGCACGATCCTTGGTACGTTGAGGAACATCTTTGGCTTTTCTTAACTCTTCTAGAGTTAGCTTTTCTTCTTCAGTTAGAAAAATTTTCAATCGGCATCCCATAAATAATAACCTTTTACACAGTCAAATTTTGTCATTTTTATATCTATATCAGACCTCTATACTTGCTACGGCATACATCTGAATAATACGCTATTCAACTGAACAATAAGTATTAAGGATGCTCACGTCTAATCTGATGGCTACCACCCATGAAATATTGCCTTGATAACATTTTCAAAGTTGATAATTGATTGTCAAAAGTTACGCGCATCAAACTAGACAGCCTTAGCCTGTATAGGTTTGTTTATTGCATAGCCAGAGGCCGTAGCTGATGGCTATGAGGACAATAATTTGTTGGCATTGTCCTGATTGCTACCTAATGTCGAATACAAAAAACTGTATCATTAAACTTTTTCACATCTTCCTATTGATCCGGGCATTTATCAAAACTTTAAAAATTCTTTTTTGATGATTTTAGACTTGGATGAGCAAAAAAAGATATACAAGCACAGGTTTTTTTATTTTACTGCTCTGAGTAAATTAACTTTTATTATCTCCCAGAAAAAATATCTGTTTTCTCTAGTTTACATAAAATTTACATTGTACGTACCAATATTCTTGGCTAAGACAACAAAATATTTAACGCTCATTCTAAAAAATACTGCTCACTGCTTATTCTTTGATGATTATCAAAAGTGTGCAATAAACTTTTCATACCTTTCATACTTTTCATACTTTTCATACCTTTCATACCTTTCTTACCTTTCTTACTTATCAGAGGGGAGAGCATTTACTTTTACCAAATTCATCTTTCAACATAGGAAACTCCAAAAAATAAATTATCCCAATTTCTGGACTTAACACGACTGCCCCTCCCCCTACCGCTTGGCC
It encodes the following:
- a CDS encoding helix-turn-helix domain-containing protein, which translates into the protein MGCRLKIFLTEEEKLTLEELRKAKDVPQRTKDRAQVLLLNARGLKNEEIAKGLNWAISTVRQTLHRWEKLGLVGLWDAAGRGGKTRYSESDLIYLENCLAQEAKTYNSKELANKLASERQVNLSADRLRRVLKKRGRKFGNAPAELQKQNI